The Brachypodium distachyon strain Bd21 chromosome 4, Brachypodium_distachyon_v3.0, whole genome shotgun sequence nucleotide sequence GTCGCCGCCCCAGCGCGCGGCCACGGCGCGGCCAAGGAGCGCCGCGGGGCTGCGAGCCAGCCACTCCCTCAGCGAaaccccaccgccgccgccgtcggccagCGAGGACGGGGCGGCGGGGTGGGTGCCCATCCAGAGCTCGGCGCAGGGGCGGCCCGATTCCGTCtcgccggcgaggcgcgcGACGAGGGAGGCCTCCCCGCGGGTGCCCCACTCGTAGTGCTGCACGGCGCCGCAGACGCGCAGGGCGGCCCTCGGGGGAGAGGCGCAGGGCTCCGGGTCGCAGTCCTCGCggtcggcggggaggaggagccccagccCGCCCATGGCGCCTAACCCTAGCCCGAGGCCCAGCCCCATTTGGGCGGAGGACGTGGCGGTGGACGAGGACGccatcgcggcggcggcggaagcgaaggcgtcgtcgtcggggaggaggaggagggcttGGTCTGCGCTGGTGGTGCGGCTCGAGTGGTGGCAGTGCCCCGCGGTTGGGTTTTATGGAGGGAAGCGCGAATGGAAGCGGtgaggggaagaagacgaagaggagggGCGACAGCTATCGGTGCGATCGGAAGCGGTCAGAGGTTGCCATACCGCGTCGGTTAACTGGATTTTCTGGGTCCGCATGTCAGTTGGGGGCTGTTTCTGACGGGTGGGTCCGATTGGAGAAAATTGCAGGGAAGGGCCTCGCCAGGTTCGGAATTCGTGGGTGGCAGCTCGCAGTTGGCCACGGCCGCTAGACTGTTTTGCCACCACAAGTATTCGCCAggacactttttttttgtcaaattttcaaaaaggTACCACATTTTGGTCCATACTATATATGGACAAAAGCTATGGTATGGAGATGTAGATATGTTGTTTGTGCATGCGATGGATCTCAGCCTCATAAACACAACCATATGATCCATTGCTATATTTTGTTTGATACCCTTGTCTGGTAAAGGTGGAGAGGGTCGCCAAAATCGTAGTAAATGTCTGCCAATTTATGTCTAATGCAAATGTGAAAATGTTGTTAATTAAAGGGTACTCTGGCCACCTAATAGCATATAATCGTTGTCTCGATAAAAAACTGAGAGAAGAGCAAATGAAGTCGGTAAATGTTTATGTGACGAGATAACCAGCAAAAAGGAAAGTGGCTTTACAAACTACCTCGACCATCTAACAGAGGTTGATTCGTAATTTTATAGATAACAATTGTCAAACGATGGTGACTCGGAAATCACAGTCTTGATCAACAGTATATGGAATCGGAATATTGCACGGAAGATACACGTTTATATGTGGAGAAAAAGTAGCTGGCTCAATGATCTTGATACTCATACACCCACTTgcctttttttgcggggacCACCCACTTGCtttatgtgtatatatatttgtatcgccaatggaacaaagaaaaatggtgaAAGGAACTCTCTCATTCCTAAACATGAGAAGTCCAAATTttatcctaagtcaaacttcttaaattttGTGCAAACTTATatgaaaaatctaccaacatctgcAATTCTGAATAAGTTTTTTtaatccatcatgatatacattttcataatatacttatCTAACATTGTAGATGTTAGCATGCTTTTCTATATAAACTAGGTCAAAGTTTGAAAAGTTTGGCTTAATACATACAAAGTTAGGCATTCATTCTTATATCTAGAGAAGCAATTTGTATATCGCTGGGATGACACATCCATAATCACCATCTCAACAAACCAACGAGATGCCAAGGAAAGTGATGCAAGTCAGCGAATAATTAGCTGTCAAAATATAGTTGCAGATAAGCACTGATGAGATAGCAGCCTTGCTAACTCATGTGTCAGATGACAACGATGGAGAAACCACTTGACTGACACCCTCCATGGTTCGTAGCCGCCcccaatcaatcaatcaactAGCCGCCGATGCATAAGCAAGGAATCATCAAACAAAGTATTGCACGAGAGATTCTCCTCGACTCCTCGTTGATTTGAATCTAAAGAAAAGTACTCCTCGTGGATGTGCACTGAACATCGTCATTGGCTTAGCAAGTCAGAGGATGTTAACAATCACGCCAAGCCCAGAAAAATAATCCAGCCACTGTCAAGATGTACGATCTTCGCAGATATAGTACACTATTTTGTAACATCGAGATTCGCGCAAATTgtaccactagcaaagcaaggggagcTTCCCTTTTCTCGACTTCCACGAGGGTTTACCCGTAACAAAACTGCAAGAACCGACGCTACAAGACCAGACCAGAAAATTCATCGTCACTGCCAGGCGGGTCCCACGGAACCTGCCGTATAGGAGTTTAGCGGGCCTTTGCACTTTTTGTTCGGTCCGTCTGACCCGCCGCGATCCCGGGAGGGAGCTTGTGCCACGCGGACTGCGTGGGAGCCAGTGGGCAGGATCGACGGCTTTTGTGGTCGCGGTGACGTGGACGTGGGCGTAACGTACGGCCGGGATGGGACGGGGGCGACGTGGCCGGGCGTGCGTCGAGGGGGACACGGCCCGTGCGTCCGGGCAGCACGTAGGCCGGAAAAAACGTGCGGCTTTTCTTTCCTGAGGAAGTCGCGAAGGCGAGGCGTGGGACGCGCGGGctcagatcagatcagatctgGGCTGATCGTGATCGGATCGGGGTGTTCCGGTTACCTCCCTTGTTTGGACCAAGGCCGGTGAGGCTACCGCCAGCCACTGGAAGTGGTTGGGGAGCGATCCGTTCCGTGCTGTGGAGTTCCTGCCTGAGGCGGCAGGAAGCCAGGAACTCGTGGGCTGGCGACGTGTCTAGTTTGCGCTGTTGTCAGTCTGAGCGTCAGACTGCTTCCGTTCAGAGATTCTTGCTGTCTACTTGTCTTGTTGGCTATTGGCTGTGGGACACGCTGGGGACGTGAATCCGTCGGCGTGCCCTGCGGGGACGAACTGGTTGAACACTTGAACAGCCTCGAAACCATTGGCATTGAAACTCTGTACCTTACATTTCAAACCGAGAAGCTTGGTGCTCGTATTGCTCACAAGCGGATACGAGGGTGTTTATTATACTACTCTTTCGTCCTAAAATAActgtgaatttgtatagatgTTATACAAATGCAAAATAACTGGAGTAGTAAAACTCCTCGGTGTAGAATTTGCATGATAGAAATTGTTGATGCTCATTTATGGCCATGCCATGAATTTTGGAGTACTGCCTAGAAAGGATATTCTAAACCCCACTGTACCAGTGTACATTAGCACCACGTGAAACTTGCAGCACGGGACCACGAATTGTTCTCGGGTGGGATGGTTTGGCCACGAGGGCACGAGGGGAAGACTTACACTCGGTTCAAAGTCATGTCATCTACTCCATTCATGTCAGAGCATCTATATTTAGTTTATAGTTAAACCTGAATTTACGGACAACACACATGTTCCTCATACAAACAGGCCTTTAAATgtgtactactccgtactactaTTCGGTAGACAGATAAGCATGTGGTGCTGAAAATAATAAATCAAATTGCACTGCCACCACCATTCATTTGGAGCTCTGCGCACAGGGAAAGCTTGTCAGCCGGCGACTAGGTGTATGTTGGCTTGATGTGTGAGTGCAGTTTATCTTTTATCCAGGAGACGGGGGAAGGCAGCATCGAAAATTTGGAACCGTAGTCACAAATACTTTTGGTGAAACACGCGTGAGGACTTCatggaactttttttttttagaaactatGAGGACTTCCTGGAAATAAGTAAACTCCTGATGTGCCCCCAACACACTACTTGTACGGCACATACTCTAACCCTTGCAATGTGCGACAAACATTTCATAGTTCAGTGCCTCAAAAAACATTTCCTAGTTCAGCATCCATCGATTACATATCTACCACACAATAAGAACTTCGAATGTCTTTCCTTTTAATTGCACCTCAGGACTGCACAGCACAATGTAACACTAAACATAGGTTGCACCGACACTGTAAAGATAAAAGTAATAGACATCAAATTTACATTAAACTAATTCTTGAATTACACTTGGAGAAATACAGCTTCAGTCGCATTGCTCGAGACGAGTAAGACAGACCTCGTTACAAGGTTTTCCACCTGGCCACAGGAAGCGAAATCAGCTTCCTAGCGTTCCTGACGAGCCAGTAACCAACAACAAAACGGGCATCCAGACCTACCTCTTCTGCGTGCATGTGTACCGGTGCTCAAGTGGAACTACTGAGTCCTTTTAACTAtcgctgctcctgctgctgctgctgctgtggctCATGCTGCGGAGTGGTAGGTGAGTCTGGAGCGATGGTGAACTGAAGGGCACGGCCCTGGGCTGATTGCAGGATGAATGCTACCTCTGCTGCCGCAATTGAGGCCGCTTCCTGCAAGGAAGAACCACACAAGGTCAGATGCTTCTGAACAGTTACAAAGGTACAATCTAGTCATATAAGGATTCAAATAAAAGGTTCATATGAAACTGATGGTGATAGATGTCACCCTTTGAGATTGGATGAAGAAAATACCTCTCTCTGTCGCCGGCGATGCAAAATACTGAAGATCCATGCCATGATGTAGCATGGCAGCAGAAATCCAGCAGCTCGGAGAAGAAAGAGCTGAAACAAATGAGATTGGATGGTTCGGTCAACTGGAGCACTGAGTCGCTaatatcaaaagaaaaataaacatgaCACGTGACTCACCGAAAACATTGTAGAAGCATCATCATCTCCTTCATTGTCTGAGATTGACAATGCATGCCTCAGAAGCAACAGTGCCATTAGCTGTAAAAGATGTAACGGTTTTTAGACATTTTATCTTGAGAATACCCGAAATATGATGATATTTTGCCAAAATGGAAGAAGAGTGAAGCAAGCAGGCTTGAATAGAAAGATAGGCTCGTTTCCATACGTGTACATCATGTAATCAGCTAAAAGCACTGTCACCCCACGCATAAACAAAACTGTGTGGGAATTGCAAGATATCCACAAGCACTGTCATTAATTTGTGCAAGAGTCAGGACAATAGAGCCCAGAAGTACTTACAATGAGCGCGGCAGAACGGCAAAATGCAGCACCATTAGCGTCGGTACCACCATATTCATCATACTCTGCTTCAAGAAGACGACGCTGTGCAGCTGCTACAGCAAGAATTCTTGGGTCACGCAAATCCAGAGGAGTTCCAGTAATGGTCCAATCACCACTGCAAATCGATAGTCTTGACTTAGATATATTCTAACATCTCATACACTTGAATACAATACATTGAAAAGGCCAATTGGTTAGTTGAATAAAAACAAGTAACAATAAATAAACTTGCCTTATATCTATGGCCGTCTCATCTGGTTGAACACGGGGTGGTGCTGTATACCCAGGCTTATATTGCTGCAGGATACCATCAAAGCCTTGAATTAACAATAAACAGAAAGTGGAAAGGCAGAACAATTCTACAGAATCAGATAATTAATCTACAAAAAAATAAGTAGAACCCTATCTAGAACACTTGAAAAGACTTTCTTTGTGATTTCTCATTATTTACATAGTAATTACTGGCAGAAGTTTGAAAAGACAGACTTAAATAGGCATTCATGCAGAGGATTTTAGTAATATCATTGGTGCACTCTAAACAAGAAAAACTGGAAAAGAAGCAGTTAACATCATTATAAAAATTGTTTAAATTATGAACTCTCTTTCTATGAAAAACATGTCAACATCATCCAAATTGTTTAAATTAAACAATATGGTTATTTTGCCCTCTTCCAACAAAACAATCACACATGGCAGTAACACAATAAGTGCACATGACGGACTGAGGTTGCTTTGGAAACAAAATGGTAATTTTGCCCTCTCCCCAGAAAAGAAACACACATGGCAGCAACACATCTAGTGCAACTCTAGGTCCACCACTATTGAGGTCCACAACATAGCAAGTGCAGATTAAGGACTGAGGCTACTTTGGAATTATGGTGGATTCTCATAATCCTGTTTGCGCCACCTGcttttgcatattttattGTCTGAGTAACCAACTTTTTCCAGGTTCCGTGTATATTGTTCCacagcagattataaaataatttcagcATAACACAGTTCAGCAACCACAAATTGAGCAGAGACACAGTTTTAGGTGGAGACACACAAGGTATGACCGTCCATGTAGTGAGTATTAAGAATAAAAAGGTAAGGTTGCAATTTTGGATGCATGTACATCGACATGACAACATAGTACTATCCTAGATTTGGATCAATATGAAATGCAACATGTATATTAGAATGAACTGGAGAAAAAAATTTACCAACCTCATGGCAAATTTCACACATGATGTCTCCTTTCTCATTGCACCAGCGTTGCACACATGCTCTGTGCGCATACTGTACATATAAAGTTAAAGTGTCAATTGTAGAAATTTTatagataaaataaaattacctTACATGATATACATCAATAACTCAAAAACTAGCTTTTCTTAATATCATGTACAGCTGTGCAAGTGCAACATAACAACATGATTGCACAATGAAGTGGTAGGAGTTAATCAACTATATAGACCCATAAGAAAAGACCACACGCTTCGGCAGTTCTGATGTCAATCATCATTATATTATATAGAAAGAGATACAATTTAATTGTGACTTCAAAAACACTAGAGAATGGGCCTGCCCTGTAAATCCATTACATCAAATTTTCAAATAACTGAATTGTATGACATGTATAGTTACATAAAAGCTGAATTGAGTCATTTATCTCACAATTGTCTGTTGGCGATGTGACAGAAATGTAACACTACTACACAACTCAATGCTGAAAACGTGAATGATCTGAAAGATTGAGAGCCCAACCaagaggaaaagaagcatCCAGTATACAGCAATATGTTATAGCCTTATATGTATGGGAAGTGCTGAGACAAATGATTTGAGTGGACCTGAATGCTACCACTAGTGATAAAAATCACTTCTGTTCAATGGATTGATCTAACTGGGATCAGCCGCACTAGTAGAAGCTATGCATCATTAAGATTTAAAATGACCGAAGTGAAACAACCAGATTTATTATTGGTGTATAAGATTATCAATTGTGGCATGGTGGATTGGTGGTGACCAAAATTAGTGGCCAAGGCAATATAGAGCAGCATATTGGCGACTGCACTCTTGGCTGAGTTTTCGTTTTCCTTTTTACTAGAGAAGACTTACATAGCATGTCCCTTAATAATGTATAACAATGCTAAATCAACTTCATTTTGTTAAGTGTTCTCCACGAGAGATTGTGGCAATCACACCTGTCCTATGATATCATAATATTGGTTCTTTGTTGAAAGCTAGATGACAGCCATAAATCTGGACATGGCAGCAAAATCCATGAAGACACACACAAGTGTGCTTAGTGGAACAAACATTACATTACATGGCCAGATGGCCCGATTGTCCATAATTATAGGATGAGTCAAACTTTTTATACACACAGCATGTTTCAAGTTACAGTCTTCCAAAGGTGGATGGTTGTCCTCAGGTAAACTCTAAACTATTGTTTTCATAGTTATAGGAGACAATATATTCCCATGTGACACAATCCTAACAtacacacaaaggttactgcATACTACTTCACTCAAAACATGAGAGAATCCATAAGACCATAATATGGTGAATTGGTGAGTCAAACTTAATATACACACAAGGGTTATCAGAAATGATGAATCAGTTTTGTGAACTAGATCGATTGACTTATCTAAAATGATAACTTCATCAGATGATTGGTTCATATTTTGTAGAACATACCACGTGTAAATGGAAACGACTAACACATGCTGAAGTAAAAAGATGGAACTAACGTCCCCAACTACATGTGCACTgcacaaacacaacaaaatgCCTAATAATAATTCCAGGAGCATAAGAACTTGATGTGAGATTCAGAAATAATATTAGAATAGGAGCCACACCTTCAAGCTGCCATTGCAATTACACGGCTTCTCAAGGTTCTTGACGCTGTCCTCCTCCTGGCATATGCGGCACTCCGCAGCCTGGATGAGTGGCTCGTCCTCCCCACCATCCTCATCGACCAAATCCACAACCGCTGACGAAGCCACCAGCGCAGCAGTCACAGCCTCAGATGGCTTCTCAGCAATGCCACCATCCTTGCCGTTTGCTGAACCGTCCACATTCACCACAACATGGTCGCCCATCCAAAATCTCTCACCTGCACCCTCCTTAATCCCCCTTGAGAAATCAAACTCCTGGAACAATTGAAACACAACGATCAGATACTTGCTGAGCGCAATTGCAAGCTACAGGCAGGGCAAGTATTGAAGCGAAGGAATACATCACAGAGACCAATATAGGGTAGGCAGCAGGGGTGGTGACCAGTGCCTAAAAATGGAGAAAACTCGAGGCGAATGGTAGAGGAATCCCCCAGGAAAACCCAGTCAGTTTACTGCAAATTAGGCCACACTAAAGTCCATCAACCAAACCCTACCTCCGGGCTCCGCCATCGTCTACCCCTTGTAACCTCCCTCCAACCCTATCCCCCAAGTTCCGTGGAGCTAACAAAGGAACCGCATAGAGCAACCCCGATTTCGGGCGGACTGCACAAGGGACGAACGAAGGCGACGGCGCTAGCGAACCGGAGCCACGGCCGACCGACGGAGTCACGGATGGGGATACCCGCAGCGGACGATTCGTCTGGTAAGAGGTCATGAGcggcgctcgctcgctcgccaGAACCCCCAACGACGACCACCAAATCAACCGCAGGAGGAGGCGCCCGCCCACCCACCGAACCGCAACCGCCAGCCGCCGCGGGAGGCCAGAGGAAAGGGGAAAAGGGATCGGAGGAGCACGCAccttgccggcggcgacgaggaagacgacgactcttccgctctcttcttctcttcccgTCGGTGAAGTCCACGAAAAACtt carries:
- the LOC100843600 gene encoding uncharacterized protein LOC100843600, encoding MGDHVVVNVDGSANGKDGGIAEKPSEAVTAALVASSAVVDLVDEDGGEDEPLIQAAECRICQEEDSVKNLEKPCNCNGSLKYAHRACVQRWCNEKGDIMCEICHEQYKPGYTAPPRVQPDETAIDISGDWTITGTPLDLRDPRILAVAAAQRRLLEAEYDEYGGTDANGAAFCRSAALILMALLLLRHALSISDNEGDDDASTMFSLFLLRAAGFLLPCYIMAWIFSILHRRRQREEAASIAAAEVAFILQSAQGRALQFTIAPDSPTTPQHEPQQQQQQEQR